From one Oncorhynchus clarkii lewisi isolate Uvic-CL-2024 chromosome 6, UVic_Ocla_1.0, whole genome shotgun sequence genomic stretch:
- the LOC139411302 gene encoding MAP kinase-activating death domain protein-like isoform X13, which produces MEKKKMCPRLLDYLVVVGARQPSTDTGSQTPQLLRRYPLEDHPDFPLSPDVVFFCQPEGCQSIRQRRVSLRDDASFVFALTDKDSGITRYGICVNFYRSFQRGGHRRDKAGSGGTAAQTAEATSEGSDGSGGCPTASTLPAPASADTTATSTPGTEPGPPGGEPNAGRSPRHKRSTAKMVNRNRDSTLTSLCMISHYPFFSTFRECLYILKRMVDCCSHRLTQRAGLPRGTQRDTMWRVFTGALLVEEKGSQLLADLREIESWVYRLLRSPVPVAGQRRVDVEVLPHEMQPSLTFALPDNSRFSMVDFPLHLPLELLGVDACLMVLSCILLEHKVVLQSRDYNALTMSVMAFVAMIYPLEYMFPVIPLLPTCMASAEQLLLAPTPYIIGVPASFFLYKSDFKMPDDIWLVDLDCNKVKAPTNAEHLPPLPEPESTELKKHLKQALASMSLNTQPILNLEKFQEGQELPLLPPGQNKASPSSTEFNPLIYGNDVDSVDVATRVAMVRFFNSPNVLQGFQMHTRTLRLFPRPVVAFQATSFLASRPRRSGFAEKLSHTQAVEYYGEWALNPTNLAFQRIHNNVYDPSLIGDKGKWYAHQLQPVFYRVYDSSSQLAEAMSGPLEDEANDSDPTDDSSDSEAGYDDSSSSYSSLGDLVNEMIKCDIQGDTPNLDPPTHAALGDASEVEFQDFQEFKGEGPLPQEKALPEGGDGPPEPPDGQALRSSSSTTASSSPSTIIQGVNNEQAEPVEMEALASAALQNPAPGLGVLPFSRPPPDAAPVGPANKKGEYDNPYFEPQYGFPAEEDPEAEDQEETYTPRFNQNLNGNKAQRLLRPSSLKLPGESDGEGDSRNSSPNSTISNNSSDGFGGLMSFASNLYKNHGTSFSLSNLSVPNKGGLREKAAGAGPFPNLKEYFNFDVEVDIEEDDSPTSSPGPDSPVFGLNSLMEIITEAGPGSGEGGARGPPRALVDQKSSVIKHSPTVKRESPSPQGRANNTSENQQFLKEVVQSVLEGQGVGWLNMKKVRRLLENEQLRVFVLSKLNRAVQSEEDVRQEVIRDVEISRKVYKGMLDILKCTVSSLEHSYTNAGLGGMASVFVLLEIARTHYQTKVDPEKRKRSPSDSASSPGSKGSPSPRMEGTKPPGLLPVPRLQLPHPTSGGKGTRHFDTRSLNEENFIASIELWSRHHEKDKQKAMEKQQRAEGAKKQHPELTDMEEKKSQISADSGLSITSGSQKSDTESVTSTEPPVLTRSTSQDSEASTVISNSSGETLGADSDLSSTAGEGLGGRQAPHLNLSRGTLSDSEIETNPATSSVFGKTQKMKSGVKEANAKLVPVLAKGPPAQPLEDISMRIYLCDGLLGRDKSSMWDQLEDAAMETFSLSKERSTLWDQVQFWEDAYLDAVMLEREGMGMDQGPQEMIDRYLSLGDHDRKRLEDDEDRLLATLLHNMIAYMLMVKVSKNDIRKKVRRLMGKSHIGLSHSQEINECLDKLANLNGRELSIRPSGSRHIKKQTFVVHAGTDTTGDIFFMEVCDDCIVLRSNIGTVYERWWYEKLINMTYCPKTKVLCLWRRNGQETQLNKFYTKKCRELYYCVKDSMERAAARQQSIKPGPELGGEFPVQDMKTGEGGLLQVTLEGINLKFMHSQFLKLKKW; this is translated from the exons ATGGAGAAAAAGAAAATGTGCCCCCGTCTGCTGGACTACCTGGTGGTGGTCGGAGCCAG GCAGCCCAGCACTGATACCGGGTCCCAGACCCCCCAGCTCCTTCGACGCTACCCGCTGGAGGACCACCCGGACTTCCCCCTGTCCCCGGATGTGGTCTTCTTCTGTCAGCCTGAGGGATGCCAGAGCATCCGGCAGCGCCGGGTCAGCCTGCGTGACGACGCCTCCTTCGTCTTCGCACTCACTGATAAAGACTCGGGCATCACGCGCTACGGCATCTGCGTCAACTTCTACCGCTCCTTCCAGCGTGGGGGGCACCGCCGTGACAAGGCAGGTAGTGGTGGAACGGCGGCACAGACAGCGGAAGCGACCAGCGAGGGTTCCGATGGCAGCGGTGGCTGCCCCACTGCCTCCACGTTGCCGGCACCTGCCAGTGCCGACACAACAGCCACGTCCACGCCAGGCACGGAGCCGGGACCGCCCGGTGGTGAGCCAAATGCCGGCAGGTCCCCTCGGCACAAACGCAGCACTGCCAAAATGGTCAATCGGAACCGCGACAGCACGCTGACCTCGCTGTGCATGATCAGCCACTACCCCTTCTTCTCCACCTTTAGGGAGTGCCTGTACATCCTCAAGAGAATGGTGGACTGCTGCAGCCACAGGTTGACCCAGCGCGCCGGCCTGCCACGCGGAACTCAGAG GGACACCATGTGGCGCGTGTTCACGGGGGCCCTGTTGGTTGAGGAGAAGGGCAGCCAGCTGCTGGCTGACCTGCGGGAGATCGAGTCCTGGGTCTACCGCCTCCTGCGCTCTCCGGTGCCCGTGGCGGGCCAACGGCGCGTAGATGTGGAGGTGCTGCCCCACGAGATGCAGCCGTCACTCACCTTTGCCCTGCCCGACAACTCTCGCTTCTCCATGGTGGACTTTCCCCTGCACCTGCCCCTGGAGTTGCTGGGTGTGGATGCCTGCCTCATGGTGCTCAGCTGCATCCTGCTGGAGCACAAG GTGGTCCTCCAGTCGCGGGACTACAATGCCCTGACCATGAGTGTCATGGCGTTTGTAGCCATGATCTACCCCCTGGAGTACATGTTCCCTGTCATTCCTCTACTGCCCACCTGCATGGCCTCCGCTGAACAG CTTCTCCTTGCCCCCACCCCTTACATCATAGGTGTGCCTGCCAGCTTCTTCCTCTACAAATCCGATTTCAAAATGCCCGACGACATTTGGCTCGTGGACCTGGACTGTAACAAG GTCAAAGCACCCACCAATGCAGAGCACCTACCCCCTCTTCCCGAGCCGGAATCCACAGAACTCAAGAAACACCTGAAACAG GCCCTGGCCAGCATGAGTCTCAACACCCAACCCATTCTGAACCTGGAGAAGTTCCAGGAGGGCCAGGAGTTACCCCTGCTCCCCCCCGGCCAGAACAAGGCGTCGCCCTCCTCCACCGAGTTCAACCCCCTCATCTACGGCAACGACGTGGACTCTGTGGATGTGGCCACCAG GGTTGCCATGGTGCGGTTCTTCAACTCCCCCAACGTGCTCCAGGGTTTCcagatgcacacacgcacgctgCGCCTTTTTCCCCGGCCTGTGGTGGCTTTCCAGGCCACGTCCTTCCTGGCCTCGCGGCCCCGCCGCTCAGGCTTCGCTGAGAAGCTGTCGCACACCCAGGCCGTGGAGTACTACGGCGAGTGGGCTCTCAACCCCACCAACCTGGCCTTTCAGAGGATCCACAACA ACGTGTATGACCCATCTTTGATCGGAGACAAGGGCAAGTGGTACGCCCACCAGCTGCAGCCGGTGTTCTACCGCGTGTACGACAGCAGCTCCCAGCTGGCCGAGGCCATGAGCGGACCCCTAGAGGATGAGGCTAATGACTCGGACCCCACAGAcgaca GCAGCGACAGCGAGGCTGGCTACGACGACTCCAGCTCTTCCTACTCGTCACTTGGAGACTTGGTGAACGAAATGATCAAATGTGACATCCAAGGGGACACGCCAA ACCTGGATCCCCCTACCCACGCTGCCCTGGGAGATGCCAGCGAAGTGGAGTTCCAGGACTTCCAGGAGTTCAAGGGAGAGGGTCCCCTCCCTCAAGAGAAGGCACTGCCCGAGGGGGGCGATGGACCTCCTGAACCTCCTGATGGACAAGCCCTCCGCTCGAGCTCCAGCACAACcgccagctccagccccagcacAATCATCCAGGGAGTCAACAAT GAGCAGGCAGAACCAGTGGAAATGGAGGCGTTGGCCAGTGCAGCTCTACAGAACCCTGCCCCGGGATTGGGCGTTCTGCCCTTCTCCAGACCTCCTCCAGACGCTGCCCCTGTGGGACCAGCCAATAAGAAGGGAGAGTACGACAACCCCTACTTTGAGCCTCAGTATGGCTTCCCTGCTGAGGAGGACCCTGAGGCAGAAGACCAAGAGGAGACGTACACGCCCCGGTTCAACCAGAACCTCAACGGCAACAA AGCCCAACGCCTCCTGAGGCCCAGCAGCCTAAAGCTGCCCGGAGAGTCGGACGGAGAGGGCGACTCCCGCAACAGTTCTCCAAATTCCACCATCTCCAACAACAGCAGCGATGGCTTTGGGGGCCTCATGTCCTTTGCTA GTAATCTGTACAAGAACCACGGCACCAGCTTCAGCCTCTCCAACCTGTCTGTACCCAATAAGGGGGGGCTGAGGGAGAAGGCCGCTGGGGCTGGGCCCTTCCCCAATCTCAAAG AATATTTTAATTTTGACGTAGAGGTCGACATTGAGGAAG ATGACAGCCCGACTAGTAGCCCTGGCCCAGACAGTCCGG TATTTGGACTAAATTCTCTAATGGAGATAATTACAGAGGCCGGCCCGGGGAGCGGAGAAG GAGGCGCCCGCGGTCCCCCCAGGGCCCTCGTTGACCAGAAGTCGTCGGTCATTAAGCACAGTCCCACAGTCAAGAGAGAGTCCCCTTCTCCCCAGGGTCGTGCCAACAATACCAG TGAGAACCAGCAGTTCCTGAAGGAGGTGGTGCAGAGCGTGTTGGAGGGCCAAGGCGTGGGCTGGCTCAACATGAAGAAGGTGCGCCGCCTGCTGGAGAACGAGCAGCTACGCGTCTTCGTGCTGAGCAAGCTGAACCGGGCCGTCCAGTCAGAAGAAGATGTCAGGCAGGAGGTCATCCGTGATGTG GAGATTAGCAGGAAGGTGTACAAGGGCATGTTAGACATACTGAAGTGCACCGTTTCTAGTCTGGAACACTCGTACACCAATGCCGGGCTTGGAGGCATGGCCAGCGTCTTCGTTCTACTGGAAATAGCACGCACCCACTACCAAACCAAAG TAGACCCAGAGAAGCGCAAGCGGAGCCCCAGTGACTCTGCAAGCAGCCCGGGCAGCAAGGGGAGCCCATCTCCCCGCATGGAGGGCACCAAGCCCCCGGGGCTCCTTCCGGTTCCCCGTCTCCAACTGCCGCACCCCACCTCCGGGGGCAAAGGCACCCGCCACTTTGACACCCGGAGTCTGAACGAGGAGAATTTTATTGCCTCCATTG AATTGTGGAGCAGGCACCATGAAAAGGATAAGCAAAAAGCTATGGAAAAACAACAGA GAGCGGAGGGGGCTAAGAAACAGCACCCTGAGCTGACCGACATGGAGGAGAAGAAGTCCCAGATCAGTGCTGACAGTGGCCTCAGCATCACCTCCGGATCTCAG AAGAGTGACACAGAGTCTGTGACCAGCACTGAACCGCCAGTCCTTACCCGAAGCACCAGCCAGGACTCAGAGGCCAGCACAGTG ATAAGTAACAGCTCAGGGGAGACGCTGGGAGCTGACAGTGACTTGAGTAGCACCGCTGGAGAGGGCTTGGGTGGCAGGCAAGCCCCCCACCTCAACCTTTCCAGGGGAACACTGTCCGACAGCGAGATTGAGACCAACCCGGCCACCAGCTCAGTGTTT GGTAAGACCCAAAAGATGAAGTCTGGTGTGAAGGAGGCGAACGCTAAACTTGTGCCTGTCCTGGCTAAGGGGCCTCCCGCCCAGCCCTTGGAGGACATAAGCATGAGGATTTACCTGTGTGATGGCCTGCTGG GGCGCGACAAGAGCTCCATGTGGGACCAGCTGGAGGATGCTGCCATGGAAACCTTCTCTCTGA GTAAGGAGCGCTCTACACTGTGGGACCAGGTCCAGTTCTGGGAGGATGCTTACTTGGATGCTGTCATgttggagagggaggggatgggtaTGGACCAGGGACCTCAAGAGATGATTGACAG ATACTTGTCACTCGGGGACCACGACCGTAAGCGCCTGGAGGATGACGAGGACAGGCTGCTAGCTACTCTACTGCACAATATGATCGCCTACATGCTAATGGTTAAG GTGAGCAAGAATGACATCAGGAAGAAGGTGAGGCGTCTGATGGGGAAGTCCCACATCGGCCTCAGCCACAGCCAGGAGATCAATGAGTGTCTGGACAAACTGGCTAATTTG AATGGCCGCGAGCTGTCCATCAGACCTAGCGGAAGCCGTCACATCAAGAAGCAGACCTTTGTGGTGCATGCTGGGACAGACACCACGGGGGACATCTTCTTCATGGAG GTGTGTGACGACTGCATAGTCCTGCGCAGCAACATCGGCACAGTGTATGAGCGCTGGTGGTACGAGAAACTCATTAACATGACCTACTGTCCCAAGACCAAGGTGCTGTGTCTGTGGAGACGCAATGGCCAGGAAACTCAACTTAACAAGTTCTACACCAAGAAG TGTCGTGAATTGTATTACTGTGTGAAGGACAGCATGGAAAGGGCTGCTGCACGACAGCAGAGCATTAAACCAG GTCCAGAGCTGGGTGGAGAGTTCCCTGTGCAGGACATGAAGACGGGCGAGGGAGGACTGCTGCAAGTCACCCTGGAAGGCATCAACCTCAAATTCATGCACAGCCAG
- the LOC139411302 gene encoding MAP kinase-activating death domain protein-like isoform X9, which translates to MEKKKMCPRLLDYLVVVGARQPSTDTGSQTPQLLRRYPLEDHPDFPLSPDVVFFCQPEGCQSIRQRRVSLRDDASFVFALTDKDSGITRYGICVNFYRSFQRGGHRRDKAGSGGTAAQTAEATSEGSDGSGGCPTASTLPAPASADTTATSTPGTEPGPPGGEPNAGRSPRHKRSTAKMVNRNRDSTLTSLCMISHYPFFSTFRECLYILKRMVDCCSHRLTQRAGLPRGTQRDTMWRVFTGALLVEEKGSQLLADLREIESWVYRLLRSPVPVAGQRRVDVEVLPHEMQPSLTFALPDNSRFSMVDFPLHLPLELLGVDACLMVLSCILLEHKVVLQSRDYNALTMSVMAFVAMIYPLEYMFPVIPLLPTCMASAEQLLLAPTPYIIGVPASFFLYKSDFKMPDDIWLVDLDCNKVKAPTNAEHLPPLPEPESTELKKHLKQALASMSLNTQPILNLEKFQEGQELPLLPPGQNKASPSSTEFNPLIYGNDVDSVDVATRVAMVRFFNSPNVLQGFQMHTRTLRLFPRPVVAFQATSFLASRPRRSGFAEKLSHTQAVEYYGEWALNPTNLAFQRIHNNVYDPSLIGDKGKWYAHQLQPVFYRVYDSSSQLAEAMSGPLEDEANDSDPTDDSSDSEAGYDDSSSSYSSLGDLVNEMIKCDIQGDTPNLDPPTHAALGDASEVEFQDFQEFKGEGPLPQEKALPEGGDGPPEPPDGQALRSSSSTTASSSPSTIIQGVNNEQAEPVEMEALASAALQNPAPGLGVLPFSRPPPDAAPVGPANKKGEYDNPYFEPQYGFPAEEDPEAEDQEETYTPRFNQNLNGNKAQRLLRPSSLKLPGESDGEGDSRNSSPNSTISNNSSDGFGGLMSFASNLYKNHGTSFSLSNLSVPNKGGLREKAAGAGPFPNLKEYFNFDVEVDIEEDDSPTSSPGPDSPVFGLNSLMEIITEAGPGSGEGGARGPPRALVDQKSSVIKHSPTVKRESPSPQGRANNTSENQQFLKEVVQSVLEGQGVGWLNMKKVRRLLENEQLRVFVLSKLNRAVQSEEDVRQEVIRDVEISRKVYKGMLDILKCTVSSLEHSYTNAGLGGMASVFVLLEIARTHYQTKVDPEKRKRSPSDSASSPGSKGSPSPRMEGTKPPGLLPVPRLQLPHPTSGGKGTRHFDTRSLNEENFIASIELWSRHHEKDKQKAMEKQQRAEGAKKQHPELTDMEEKKSQISADSGLSITSGSQKSDTESVTSTEPPVLTRSTSQDSEASTVISNSSGETLGADSDLSSTAGEGLGGRQAPHLNLSRGTLSDSEIETNPATSSVFGKTQKMKSGVKEANAKLVPVLAKGPPAQPLEDISMRIYLCDGLLGKERSTLWDQVQFWEDAYLDAVMLEREGMGMDQGPQEMIDRYLSLGDHDRKRLEDDEDRLLATLLHNMIAYMLMVKVSKNDIRKKVRRLMGKSHIGLSHSQEINECLDKLANLNGRELSIRPSGSRHIKKQTFVVHAGTDTTGDIFFMEVCDDCIVLRSNIGTVYERWWYEKLINMTYCPKTKVLCLWRRNGQETQLNKFYTKKCRELYYCVKDSMERAAARQQSIKPGPELGGEFPVQDMKTGEGGLLQVTLEGINLKFMHSQVFIELNHIKKCNTVKGVFVLEEFVPETKEVVIHKYKTPMAHQICYSVLCLFSYVAAVKGKEAEGKSKLLSPRPLPS; encoded by the exons ATGGAGAAAAAGAAAATGTGCCCCCGTCTGCTGGACTACCTGGTGGTGGTCGGAGCCAG GCAGCCCAGCACTGATACCGGGTCCCAGACCCCCCAGCTCCTTCGACGCTACCCGCTGGAGGACCACCCGGACTTCCCCCTGTCCCCGGATGTGGTCTTCTTCTGTCAGCCTGAGGGATGCCAGAGCATCCGGCAGCGCCGGGTCAGCCTGCGTGACGACGCCTCCTTCGTCTTCGCACTCACTGATAAAGACTCGGGCATCACGCGCTACGGCATCTGCGTCAACTTCTACCGCTCCTTCCAGCGTGGGGGGCACCGCCGTGACAAGGCAGGTAGTGGTGGAACGGCGGCACAGACAGCGGAAGCGACCAGCGAGGGTTCCGATGGCAGCGGTGGCTGCCCCACTGCCTCCACGTTGCCGGCACCTGCCAGTGCCGACACAACAGCCACGTCCACGCCAGGCACGGAGCCGGGACCGCCCGGTGGTGAGCCAAATGCCGGCAGGTCCCCTCGGCACAAACGCAGCACTGCCAAAATGGTCAATCGGAACCGCGACAGCACGCTGACCTCGCTGTGCATGATCAGCCACTACCCCTTCTTCTCCACCTTTAGGGAGTGCCTGTACATCCTCAAGAGAATGGTGGACTGCTGCAGCCACAGGTTGACCCAGCGCGCCGGCCTGCCACGCGGAACTCAGAG GGACACCATGTGGCGCGTGTTCACGGGGGCCCTGTTGGTTGAGGAGAAGGGCAGCCAGCTGCTGGCTGACCTGCGGGAGATCGAGTCCTGGGTCTACCGCCTCCTGCGCTCTCCGGTGCCCGTGGCGGGCCAACGGCGCGTAGATGTGGAGGTGCTGCCCCACGAGATGCAGCCGTCACTCACCTTTGCCCTGCCCGACAACTCTCGCTTCTCCATGGTGGACTTTCCCCTGCACCTGCCCCTGGAGTTGCTGGGTGTGGATGCCTGCCTCATGGTGCTCAGCTGCATCCTGCTGGAGCACAAG GTGGTCCTCCAGTCGCGGGACTACAATGCCCTGACCATGAGTGTCATGGCGTTTGTAGCCATGATCTACCCCCTGGAGTACATGTTCCCTGTCATTCCTCTACTGCCCACCTGCATGGCCTCCGCTGAACAG CTTCTCCTTGCCCCCACCCCTTACATCATAGGTGTGCCTGCCAGCTTCTTCCTCTACAAATCCGATTTCAAAATGCCCGACGACATTTGGCTCGTGGACCTGGACTGTAACAAG GTCAAAGCACCCACCAATGCAGAGCACCTACCCCCTCTTCCCGAGCCGGAATCCACAGAACTCAAGAAACACCTGAAACAG GCCCTGGCCAGCATGAGTCTCAACACCCAACCCATTCTGAACCTGGAGAAGTTCCAGGAGGGCCAGGAGTTACCCCTGCTCCCCCCCGGCCAGAACAAGGCGTCGCCCTCCTCCACCGAGTTCAACCCCCTCATCTACGGCAACGACGTGGACTCTGTGGATGTGGCCACCAG GGTTGCCATGGTGCGGTTCTTCAACTCCCCCAACGTGCTCCAGGGTTTCcagatgcacacacgcacgctgCGCCTTTTTCCCCGGCCTGTGGTGGCTTTCCAGGCCACGTCCTTCCTGGCCTCGCGGCCCCGCCGCTCAGGCTTCGCTGAGAAGCTGTCGCACACCCAGGCCGTGGAGTACTACGGCGAGTGGGCTCTCAACCCCACCAACCTGGCCTTTCAGAGGATCCACAACA ACGTGTATGACCCATCTTTGATCGGAGACAAGGGCAAGTGGTACGCCCACCAGCTGCAGCCGGTGTTCTACCGCGTGTACGACAGCAGCTCCCAGCTGGCCGAGGCCATGAGCGGACCCCTAGAGGATGAGGCTAATGACTCGGACCCCACAGAcgaca GCAGCGACAGCGAGGCTGGCTACGACGACTCCAGCTCTTCCTACTCGTCACTTGGAGACTTGGTGAACGAAATGATCAAATGTGACATCCAAGGGGACACGCCAA ACCTGGATCCCCCTACCCACGCTGCCCTGGGAGATGCCAGCGAAGTGGAGTTCCAGGACTTCCAGGAGTTCAAGGGAGAGGGTCCCCTCCCTCAAGAGAAGGCACTGCCCGAGGGGGGCGATGGACCTCCTGAACCTCCTGATGGACAAGCCCTCCGCTCGAGCTCCAGCACAACcgccagctccagccccagcacAATCATCCAGGGAGTCAACAAT GAGCAGGCAGAACCAGTGGAAATGGAGGCGTTGGCCAGTGCAGCTCTACAGAACCCTGCCCCGGGATTGGGCGTTCTGCCCTTCTCCAGACCTCCTCCAGACGCTGCCCCTGTGGGACCAGCCAATAAGAAGGGAGAGTACGACAACCCCTACTTTGAGCCTCAGTATGGCTTCCCTGCTGAGGAGGACCCTGAGGCAGAAGACCAAGAGGAGACGTACACGCCCCGGTTCAACCAGAACCTCAACGGCAACAA AGCCCAACGCCTCCTGAGGCCCAGCAGCCTAAAGCTGCCCGGAGAGTCGGACGGAGAGGGCGACTCCCGCAACAGTTCTCCAAATTCCACCATCTCCAACAACAGCAGCGATGGCTTTGGGGGCCTCATGTCCTTTGCTA GTAATCTGTACAAGAACCACGGCACCAGCTTCAGCCTCTCCAACCTGTCTGTACCCAATAAGGGGGGGCTGAGGGAGAAGGCCGCTGGGGCTGGGCCCTTCCCCAATCTCAAAG AATATTTTAATTTTGACGTAGAGGTCGACATTGAGGAAG ATGACAGCCCGACTAGTAGCCCTGGCCCAGACAGTCCGG TATTTGGACTAAATTCTCTAATGGAGATAATTACAGAGGCCGGCCCGGGGAGCGGAGAAG GAGGCGCCCGCGGTCCCCCCAGGGCCCTCGTTGACCAGAAGTCGTCGGTCATTAAGCACAGTCCCACAGTCAAGAGAGAGTCCCCTTCTCCCCAGGGTCGTGCCAACAATACCAG TGAGAACCAGCAGTTCCTGAAGGAGGTGGTGCAGAGCGTGTTGGAGGGCCAAGGCGTGGGCTGGCTCAACATGAAGAAGGTGCGCCGCCTGCTGGAGAACGAGCAGCTACGCGTCTTCGTGCTGAGCAAGCTGAACCGGGCCGTCCAGTCAGAAGAAGATGTCAGGCAGGAGGTCATCCGTGATGTG GAGATTAGCAGGAAGGTGTACAAGGGCATGTTAGACATACTGAAGTGCACCGTTTCTAGTCTGGAACACTCGTACACCAATGCCGGGCTTGGAGGCATGGCCAGCGTCTTCGTTCTACTGGAAATAGCACGCACCCACTACCAAACCAAAG TAGACCCAGAGAAGCGCAAGCGGAGCCCCAGTGACTCTGCAAGCAGCCCGGGCAGCAAGGGGAGCCCATCTCCCCGCATGGAGGGCACCAAGCCCCCGGGGCTCCTTCCGGTTCCCCGTCTCCAACTGCCGCACCCCACCTCCGGGGGCAAAGGCACCCGCCACTTTGACACCCGGAGTCTGAACGAGGAGAATTTTATTGCCTCCATTG AATTGTGGAGCAGGCACCATGAAAAGGATAAGCAAAAAGCTATGGAAAAACAACAGA GAGCGGAGGGGGCTAAGAAACAGCACCCTGAGCTGACCGACATGGAGGAGAAGAAGTCCCAGATCAGTGCTGACAGTGGCCTCAGCATCACCTCCGGATCTCAG AAGAGTGACACAGAGTCTGTGACCAGCACTGAACCGCCAGTCCTTACCCGAAGCACCAGCCAGGACTCAGAGGCCAGCACAGTG ATAAGTAACAGCTCAGGGGAGACGCTGGGAGCTGACAGTGACTTGAGTAGCACCGCTGGAGAGGGCTTGGGTGGCAGGCAAGCCCCCCACCTCAACCTTTCCAGGGGAACACTGTCCGACAGCGAGATTGAGACCAACCCGGCCACCAGCTCAGTGTTT GGTAAGACCCAAAAGATGAAGTCTGGTGTGAAGGAGGCGAACGCTAAACTTGTGCCTGTCCTGGCTAAGGGGCCTCCCGCCCAGCCCTTGGAGGACATAAGCATGAGGATTTACCTGTGTGATGGCCTGCTGG GTAAGGAGCGCTCTACACTGTGGGACCAGGTCCAGTTCTGGGAGGATGCTTACTTGGATGCTGTCATgttggagagggaggggatgggtaTGGACCAGGGACCTCAAGAGATGATTGACAG ATACTTGTCACTCGGGGACCACGACCGTAAGCGCCTGGAGGATGACGAGGACAGGCTGCTAGCTACTCTACTGCACAATATGATCGCCTACATGCTAATGGTTAAG GTGAGCAAGAATGACATCAGGAAGAAGGTGAGGCGTCTGATGGGGAAGTCCCACATCGGCCTCAGCCACAGCCAGGAGATCAATGAGTGTCTGGACAAACTGGCTAATTTG AATGGCCGCGAGCTGTCCATCAGACCTAGCGGAAGCCGTCACATCAAGAAGCAGACCTTTGTGGTGCATGCTGGGACAGACACCACGGGGGACATCTTCTTCATGGAG GTGTGTGACGACTGCATAGTCCTGCGCAGCAACATCGGCACAGTGTATGAGCGCTGGTGGTACGAGAAACTCATTAACATGACCTACTGTCCCAAGACCAAGGTGCTGTGTCTGTGGAGACGCAATGGCCAGGAAACTCAACTTAACAAGTTCTACACCAAGAAG TGTCGTGAATTGTATTACTGTGTGAAGGACAGCATGGAAAGGGCTGCTGCACGACAGCAGAGCATTAAACCAG GTCCAGAGCTGGGTGGAGAGTTCCCTGTGCAGGACATGAAGACGGGCGAGGGAGGACTGCTGCAAGTCACCCTGGAAGGCATCAACCTCAAATTCATGCACAGCCAG